The Meriones unguiculatus strain TT.TT164.6M chromosome 6, Bangor_MerUng_6.1, whole genome shotgun sequence genome has a window encoding:
- the LOC110553638 gene encoding myelin P2 protein — protein sequence MSNKFLGTWKLVSSEHFDDYMKALGVGLANRKLGNLAKPNVIISKKGDYLTIRTESAFKNTEISFKLGQEFEETTADNRKTKSIVTLERGCLKQVQKWNGKETTIKRKLLDGKMIVECKMKGVVCTRIYEKV from the exons ATGAGCAACAAATTCCTGGGCACCTGGAAACTTGTCTCCAGCGAGCACTTTGACGACTACATGAAAGCTCTGG GTGTGGGGTTAGCCAACAGAAAACTGGGAAATCTGGCTAAGCCCAATGTGATCATCAGCAAGAAGGGGGATTATCTGACCATAAGAACTGAAAGTGCCTTTAAAAACACGGAGATCTCCTTCAAGCTGGGCCAGGAGTTTGAAGAAACCACAGCTGACAACAGGAAAACCAAG AGCATCGTGACGCTGGAGAGAGGCTGCCTGAAGCAAGTGCAGAAGTGGAATGGTAAAGAGACAACCATAAAGAGAAAGTTGCTGGATGGGAAAATGATCGTG GAATGTAAGATGAAGGGTGTGGTCTGCACCAGAATTTATGAGAAGGTCTGA
- the Fabp4 gene encoding fatty acid-binding protein, adipocyte isoform X3: protein MIEPFLGTWKLVSSENFEDYMKELGVDFAARNVAGLVKPSVSISFNGEKVNIQTESSFRNTEISFKLGEEFDETTADNRKVKSIITLEGGSMIQVQKWLGKETTIKRKIVDGKMVVECTMNNIVSTRTYEKV from the exons ATGATCGAGCCCTTCTTAGGAACCTGGAAACTTGTCTCCAGTGAAAACTTCGAGGATTACATGAAAGAACTGG GAGTGGATTTTGCAGCCAGGAATGTCGCAGGTTTAGTAAAACCAAGTGTTAGTATCAGTTTCAATGGGGAAAAGGTGAACATCCAAACAGAAAGTTCATTCAGGAACACCGAGATCTCCTTCAAGCTGGGGGAAGAATTTGATGAAACCACTGCAGACAACCGGAAAGTGAAG AGCATCATAACGTTAGAAGGTGGGTCAATGATCCAGGTCCAAAAATGGCTCGGCAAAGAGacaacaattaaaagaaaaattgtggatGGAAAGATGGTGGTG GAATGCACCATGAACAACATTGTCAGCACCAGGACCTACGAAAAGGTGTGA